The Kozakia baliensis genome includes a region encoding these proteins:
- the purN gene encoding phosphoribosylglycinamide formyltransferase has product MKKHPIAILISGRGSNMRALIEACARPDYPARIALVLSNNPDAPGLETARAAGLATLAVDHRDFKRDREGHERAIDAALREAEVEAICLAGYMRVLTPFLVKAWQGRMLNIHPSLLPKFAGLHTHERAIEAGETEHGCTVHLVTDGVDEGPILAQAAVPVLAGDTPEALAARVLEQEHRLYPQALADFLAHQ; this is encoded by the coding sequence ATGAAAAAGCATCCGATCGCTATTTTGATCAGCGGGCGCGGCAGCAATATGCGCGCGCTGATCGAAGCCTGCGCGCGACCGGATTATCCCGCGCGCATCGCTCTGGTTTTAAGCAACAACCCGGATGCTCCAGGGTTGGAAACGGCACGGGCGGCCGGGCTGGCCACGCTGGCCGTCGATCATCGCGATTTCAAGCGCGACCGAGAGGGGCATGAACGCGCTATCGACGCGGCGTTGCGCGAAGCCGAGGTGGAGGCAATTTGCCTTGCCGGATATATGCGCGTTCTGACGCCGTTTCTGGTGAAGGCTTGGCAAGGGCGGATGTTGAATATCCACCCAAGCCTGTTGCCGAAATTTGCTGGCCTACACACGCATGAACGGGCCATCGAGGCTGGCGAGACGGAGCATGGCTGCACCGTGCATCTGGTGACGGATGGGGTGGATGAAGGCCCGATCCTAGCGCAAGCGGCCGTGCCGGTTTTAGCCGGGGATACGCCGGAAGCGTTGGCCGCGCGGGTTTTGGAGCAGGAGCATCGGCTTTATCCGCAGGCGCTGGCGGATTTTCTCGCTCACCAATAG
- the purM gene encoding phosphoribosylformylglycinamidine cyclo-ligase: protein MTQSSPNSASYRDAGVDIEAGDALVEAIKPAARATDRPGTMGGLGGFGALFDLKAAGFSDPVLVSCTDGVGTKLMIAIESGQHDTIGIDLVAMCVNDLVVQGAQPLFFLDYLATGKLAVPDAARVVRGIAQACKESDCALVGGETAEMPGMYAPGHYDLAGFSVGAAERSTLLPAGITAGDTLIALPSSGIHSNGYSLVREIVRRSGLAWDAPAPFEPESTLAEALLRPTALYVRTVMALHREGLLHGCAHITGGGLPGNLPRVLPQGLGVEIEAGSWPISPVFRWLAQTGNVTPEEMLRVFNNGVGMVLVTPEPERVLAKLGELGETGHVIGRVVASETPYALRGTPDFSA from the coding sequence ATGACCCAATCTTCCCCTAATTCCGCCAGCTACCGCGATGCGGGCGTCGATATCGAGGCAGGCGACGCCTTGGTGGAGGCCATCAAGCCTGCCGCACGCGCCACCGACCGTCCCGGCACCATGGGCGGCTTGGGCGGTTTCGGCGCGTTGTTCGATTTGAAAGCGGCAGGTTTTTCCGACCCCGTTCTGGTAAGCTGCACGGACGGCGTGGGCACCAAGCTAATGATCGCCATTGAGAGCGGACAGCATGACACGATCGGGATCGATCTTGTGGCGATGTGCGTGAACGATCTGGTGGTTCAGGGCGCGCAGCCGCTTTTCTTCCTGGATTATTTGGCGACCGGAAAGCTGGCCGTGCCGGATGCGGCGCGCGTGGTGCGGGGCATCGCGCAAGCTTGTAAGGAATCGGATTGCGCGCTGGTAGGCGGCGAGACGGCGGAAATGCCGGGGATGTATGCGCCGGGACATTACGACCTCGCCGGATTCAGCGTCGGAGCCGCCGAGCGTTCCACTCTGCTGCCCGCAGGAATTACAGCCGGCGATACGCTGATCGCCCTGCCCTCGAGCGGCATTCATTCCAACGGCTACTCGCTGGTGCGCGAGATCGTGCGCCGCAGCGGTCTGGCTTGGGACGCGCCCGCGCCGTTCGAACCGGAATCGACCCTGGCGGAAGCGTTGCTGCGCCCGACGGCGCTTTATGTCCGCACCGTAATGGCATTGCACCGCGAAGGCCTGTTGCATGGTTGCGCACATATTACGGGCGGCGGATTGCCGGGCAACCTGCCGCGCGTTCTGCCGCAGGGCCTGGGCGTCGAGATCGAGGCGGGTTCCTGGCCAATTTCGCCAGTATTCCGCTGGCTGGCGCAGACAGGGAACGTCACTCCCGAGGAGATGCTGCGCGTCTTCAATAACGGCGTGGGCATGGTTTTAGTCACGCCGGAGCCGGAGCGCGTTTTGGCGAAATTGGGCGAATTGGGAGAGACCGGGCATGTAATCGGGCGCGTCGTGGCCAGCGAAACGCCCTACGCACTGCGTGGCACACCTGATTTCTCGGCATGA
- a CDS encoding DnaA/Hda family protein, whose amino-acid sequence MDEGGENLLTQNAMKRAQLALALRTPPDLTEARFVAAASNALARTWLAQTGWPERRLWLWGPEGCGKTHLLHVWAQRRGALVLDARTLDWEKAERAPRIAIDHVERVQDERALLHLLNAARERRASLLLAGRVPPARLAIALPDLASRLRAVATVAIAPPEDSLRATLLLRLLAERQLIVSQPVTDWLWRNLPRTGSAILEAVERLDHAGLAHGRPVTRILAQEVLADILAPEEISDEA is encoded by the coding sequence ATGGACGAAGGCGGCGAAAACTTGCTGACGCAAAACGCCATGAAGCGTGCGCAACTGGCGTTGGCCCTTCGGACGCCCCCGGATTTGACGGAGGCGCGATTCGTCGCCGCAGCCTCCAATGCACTGGCTCGCACATGGCTCGCTCAAACCGGCTGGCCCGAACGCAGGCTCTGGCTTTGGGGGCCGGAAGGCTGCGGAAAAACCCATCTTCTCCATGTTTGGGCGCAACGTCGTGGCGCTCTCGTTCTCGATGCACGCACGCTCGATTGGGAAAAAGCCGAACGAGCGCCCCGTATCGCTATCGATCATGTTGAACGCGTGCAGGACGAACGCGCCTTGTTGCACTTGCTCAACGCCGCGCGCGAACGCCGCGCATCTCTGCTCCTGGCCGGGCGAGTGCCGCCCGCACGGCTGGCCATAGCGCTCCCCGATCTGGCCAGCCGATTGCGTGCTGTTGCTACCGTCGCCATCGCGCCGCCGGAAGATTCGTTGCGCGCCACGCTTCTGCTTCGTCTTCTTGCGGAACGCCAACTCATCGTCTCCCAGCCCGTTACCGATTGGTTATGGCGGAATCTGCCGCGCACCGGCAGCGCTATCCTTGAGGCGGTGGAACGCCTCGATCATGCCGGATTGGCCCATGGCCGCCCGGTTACACGCATTTTGGCGCAAGAAGTCCTGGCGGACATTCTCGCCCCGGAAGA